The Hymenobacter sp. DG01 genome has a segment encoding these proteins:
- a CDS encoding AtpZ/AtpI family protein — protein sequence MSAPFPPSEPRPDSEGNSDRMRAVARYSGIAAQMIATIGLSTWAGYWLDKHFQTKTPWFTLSLMLLGLFAALYNVIRSVTKEQ from the coding sequence ATGTCTGCTCCTTTCCCTCCCTCAGAGCCGCGCCCCGATTCCGAAGGCAACTCTGACCGGATGCGCGCCGTGGCCCGCTACTCCGGTATTGCCGCCCAAATGATAGCTACCATCGGCCTGAGCACCTGGGCCGGCTATTGGCTCGATAAGCACTTTCAAACCAAAACGCCCTGGTTTACCCTGAGCCTGATGCTGCTGGGCCTGTTTGCAGCCCTATATAATGTAATCCGCTCCGTCACGAAAGAGCAGTAA